The window ATATAGTTTAATTACACTACAGGACTACAGGAAAGATAAAGAAACAAACTTAAGATCTTAACAGGATTTTATCTTTGACAATAGATTACACAGTTAAGATTACACTTAGGTTTTCTGAATATTACAAAACAACAGAGCCATTTCTACCTGGCACAAAACCAGTATTTGAGTATAAGCCAGCAAGTGTATTACTGGAGAGACTGTGCTTGCTTGTCTGACCTTCATGAAAGGCATACATGATGATGCAGAGTTACTTTCTATACTCTGAACGTGACAAGGACTTAAATCTGTTCCTCAATCACCCTCACAAAGATGTTGCTAAAGCAGTTTCAAGCACAGTTTCAGAAACAACAACTTCCTGTTCACAAGTGTagaggaggaaagaagcagTGGCAAGAACAGTAGGGAAGAAATTAACTTTTCCTATATGTTTTATGACAGTGTAAAGAGTACATTTATAGGAGACAAATATGATGACCTAAATCCTAGCAAATTAATCCACCTATGTGACACTTGGCAAAGCCAAGTATATTTTAAGATAGTCTCCCCTCTAGCCTTTTTGTGAGAAAACATGTTAGGGAGCTTATAAAACAGCATTCTAATTCAAAGTGCATGTCTCCACTATTGAACTAAACTCAGACTCTAGTTCCCTGCTCAAGGACATAAGGACCTAACCACGTAATTTTTATTGAATTATCAGAACTGGGCCTTAAATTTTCGTTGTTCTTTCATGTTCATAAAACACAGAACCAAACACCTGAATTGCAAGCTAGGTCACCACATGTATCACGTGTAATTCAAGCTGTAAGATCCTTACTAGAAAGAATTACAGTTTTTCTGTGTAGCTGTGCAATGAAACAAAGGGAACAGTTATTCTGAAGCAGATGCAGTCATATCATTTTTCAGATAGATACCTCAAggatttcttcatattttttcacAGTCCTTTTTAGATCATCATCtttttcagcaatttttttaTGCAACTGTGTTGTCTCTATGTGATGATTTTCTATCAATTCGTTTTCTACATCCTGGGCTTTGCCTATAGAATACAAAAGTCAGGCAATATGAAAAAAAGTATATTACTTTGTTAAATCACGTCACAACAGtattatataaagaaaatttaCAAGACAACCTATAAGGAAAACCTGTCAAGCAAACTTATTTTTCCACACTCAGCCATAATTATGTCACTTGATCCTAGTATGATATTAGTTATCTGTAGTCTGGTACCCGCAGCAGTTTTCTCTCTGATGCTGGAACTTTTCTCTAAAAGTTAACAGGACAACCAATATTTATCAACTAATTCTATTTCTTGCTCTGTCTAGAGAAGTGATTGAAACATCCGCAAATCTTCAGAAATTCCTCACTTGGAGGTGTACTTCCAGTAACTGTGGTGTCAAAAGATACTTCCTGCTCACTGCAACCTCTCAGTGTGATGCCAAAAGCTGGCCAGAGGACCTGAAATATGCTGCACTCTGGTTCTAGCCACTTGGTAGAGCAATTAGACCTCATATATGACATTAGTGGTTACAGTGAAGGAAGTCTGCAAGACACAGCTAAGAAAATGCAACTCTGATTCTCAGGTGGATCCAAGCTCCTCTAAAAGGCACCCTTCGATGTCATACATTCAACAACGGAGTGTTGAAGGTTTGTACTTCTGAAGCCAAAGTAATATTACAATGAAAATTTACCAACGTGCTTTCAACTCTTAAAACCTTActctccttcttttcccttgtaCATATGATAAAAAGATAGGTACCTATGGCTATCACAGGTAACTCTTGCCATGACAGATGCAAACAGAGGTAGTGTTAGATCAAGGATCCATCCTGCAGGGTAAGGAAGAACAGCTACATACTCATTTTCCTCACTGTGCTACAATTAACATTTATATGTTATTTCCTAAGCAAGAGAAGTTCCTTCTCCGAGTTCTTTAAGCAACCATAAACCACATGTTGTCTTTATCAGAGTCCCAGATAAAGCCCTTTCCCCAAAGCACCTGAAGATTTCGTTTTCTGGCTATGTTACTGATTACAGTTATATTAGTATTACACTTACTGATAGTCTCTTTTACTGCTGTTTCcaattctctctctttctgaGCCAGCTGAGTGTTGAACTCTCTCATTAACTGCTTTATGGTGGAGTTGTGCTTTAACTCTATGTCTTCTTGTTCACATCTGTAAAAAACGTCAACAAAATACagtgaggaaataaaatgttcaaAGAGAGTGTGAGACTCGTACATAAACTACAGTTTAAGCAAGGTAGGCGATCTGGGAATTTCTCCAAAGCAATTTTAGAAAGGGATGATTTTTAATGATCCCTCTGTGGGATTCACAGAAGCTTTCTGTTCCCCTCCAATTGAATCCACCCAGAGACACAGGTGTTTCACctaaaaaacaacccagaactGACCCCTTTCAAAAAATATGGAGTTTTtgctgaggaagatgaagaacTGAAAGTAAAGATTGTGCCatgtaaaagcagcatttttaggGAATTCCTTCCTTGAGAAACCATTAGTGCTGAGCAGTTTAGCAAATTTTTGTGTAGTATGTATGAACAATTCTTGACATCATTTAAACATGAAACTCTCAGTACTAAGTTTTAATAAACCTTCTTTCCTGTTTGAGGAAAACAGAACTACATTTTATGTTCTGGCAATGCTGAAAATGACCAtcaccaaaacaaatcaaaagcagTATCGCTTTGCCAAAAgacaaacagctttttaaactAATGACTCAAATAGTGTTTTGTGTGTTCATGAAGTGCTAATTTCAAGTAGCTCTTTTCTTGGTGTTTCTCCAAGTCTATTtagagaaatgacagaaaaatatcggttgttatttcagtgttataaattgagttttaaaaaagtattcCTCAGGTTTTAGTGGTTAAAGATAAAGCAGAGCAATAGTAACAAGGCCGGGAACAAAGAATTTACCTGATTTTCTGCTCCATTTCTTCTAAGGACTCTTTCTTCACTATTTCAAGCTCCTGCTGATGTTCTTTCCGCAAAGCACGTAAGTCTTTTTGAAGATTATTCACTTCCTTGCGTAGTTTTTGTTTCTCCCTTTCAGTCTCTTCCAGTTTAGTCTGCAAGTCCTTCTGCTGGTTCTGCATATCATCTAGTACCTTCTGCAGCTCCAAACCTGActttcccttctctgcagcATTTTCCTCAAAAGCTTTCAGACTATCATTTCTTTCATCCAACTGCTGCTGTAAactttttagcttttcttcGTATCTCAAACGCACATCTTCCACCTCAATCTTATgcacttcattttccttcactaGATTATTTTCCAACTCTTTGATCTTCTGTTCCAAAGACTGACTGCCTGCctccttttcctgcagttttttCTGGAAATCTCCAACTACTTTCTCCATATCaagacatttctgttctttagaTTTTAATTCTTCTCTACTGCTTGCTAAATCGCCACCACAACGAGCATGCTCATCTGCTAACAATGAGTATTTCTTGGTCTGCTCCTCAAGTTCTTTCCTGAGGCTTTCCGTCCTACTTTGCTCCTCCTGATGGCTCTTCTCAATGCATTCCAGTCTTTTAAGGAGttcttcctgtttgttttgcagttctACGCGAGAGTCAATACTCTTTTGTTGTTCCTTTTCATACTTCTCCAGCAATCCATCTTTTTCAGTTAAGTCCTTGTGTAATATGTGTATTTTCTCTTCATATGTCTGTTTAACACTCTCAAGCATGTTGTTTTTATCTTGTTCTACAGCAGCTTTTACACTCTCTactttctgcagcatttctttctctaatGCTGTGGGATCTTTCGTTGACTTAATTGTTAATTCTAAGGACTCAATTTTGGCATCTCTCTCCTGCACCTTTTGCTCCAATTCTCttaactgattttctttctcctgcttaaattgcttttctttttcgTCCATCTGAGACATCAATTGCCTTTTAATAGAACCAATTTTTTGCTCTGCCTTCTTTTTCAGATCTGCCAGCTTAGTGCTGTTCTCTGCATTCAGTTTCTCTTCtaattctttcagttcttcctctttgcttttaagTATTGCTGACTTCATTTGATCAAACTCCCTCTCCTTCGATTCAAATTCAGCTTTCAGTGAACCTATTTGCTTCTCAAGTTGAAACAccttttcttcagcttccttaTATCTATTGTCCTTTTCAAAAGCCACCTTCTCTGCTTGCTGGAGTTGCCAAGCTATCTCTTGTTGCTCCGTGTCTTTTTGTTCATTATACTTTTTAAGTTCCTCCCTCAAAGAATCATTTTCTGAAGCCTTCTGAGCAATGTGTTCTTCTAGCTCAGTGATTCTTGCTGCTTGGTGTTTTATCTTTGCAGTTAACTCACTTTCTTGCTTTCcccttctgttctgcttttgttcCAATTCACTTCTTAAACTATCGATATTCTTGCTTAGTTTAGCTAGCTGCTCCTTCAATTTATTGAGCTCTTCATCTTTTTTATTGGCTTCAATATTGCTTAACTCAAGTTTGCTCTGCAGATCTTTAATAGTGTCATGATTTTGGGTAAACTTGGTTTGTGCTTTCGTTTTCCACTCCGACAGCTTGGCCGTGCACTGATCTACCTGGTCAAGAGCCAATGCTTTTTCCTGACCCAGCACCTCAACTCTGGATGATAACTCCTGTACCTGGTTTAACAACTGCAACCGATCCTCTTGATGCTGCTTGGTTAACAGAGACATGGCTGCTTCCTTCTCTGTTAAACTTACTGTGCTTTCCAGTCTAACATTAAGGTCATTAATTGTTTTGTTGAGAGCAGAGATCTCAGATTCTTTTTCCTGGAGTTCCTCCCTCATTGAAGTGACAGCATTGATATTTTCAGACAACTCTTTCTTCAGTTGTGTAAtgcaagtttctttttctgatgctgcttgctgctgaTGCCCTCCCTCTTTCTGCAATTGCTCCTTTTCTGTCAAAAGTCCCTCAATGTCAGTTCTCAGGGACATAATTAAATTGTCCTTCTCTTGCAGCTGTTGCATTGACTTCTGCAATGAAGTATTTGCAGCAGAATGATGCTCTGATACTTCTTTAAGTTGAGCTTCTAGTTGAGGAATcttattcattttaattaacaCTGCTTCTTTAACTTTTGCAGTTCGGCGCTCGCAATCTGCAAGTTTGCATTTTACCAGGCCAATTTTTTCACTACATTTATCAATTAAttcactgctttttgtttgcaatAAGGCTTCAGCTTTCTTCCAATAAGCATCCATCTGGGCTGCAAGTTCTCCTGTCTGCCTCTTAAGCTCAGTTTCTTTTAGCTGAATTgcctctatttttttctcatagttTTCATGATCTTTATACAGAGAAGACTGCATTGTTTGGAGTTTCTCTTCAAGGGCTTTCAGGCTATCAGCCAGCTCGGTAATTCTGGCTTTATCCTCTTCTTCaactgctttttgtttattGAGCTGCTCCTCAAGTCCTGACCGCTCTTTCAGGGACTGATTAAGATCACCCTCCAATTTTTTCAACTGCGTTTTCAGGTCACTTTCCTTATCTGACAAAGCACCCACCTCAGACACTGACTGCCTTAGTTGTTCTTGCAATTCCTTCAGGGACTCTTCCCTTTTCACCTGTTCTTCCTTCAGCTGGGTTATTTCTGTTCTGgagttctcctccccagcactgAAGGTCGCAAGCTTCTGTTTTAGGTCTCCAACTTCCTGCTCTTTCTCTTGCAGTTCCATATCATGTTTTTCCTGGAGctcttcaacctgctggttgagttttttttcccaactctgggcaatttcttccaactCCCTCCTATGAGCCTCAGCAAGGGTCGCAAGTTGCTCTTTCTGATTAGATTCCAGTTTTGACACGGCATCATTGATTCCAGCTGAGCTGGCATGTGCCATTTCCAACATTTTAGCATTGAACTCACTCTCTTTCTGACTGAACTCCAACTGCTTGTTTTCAAGCTCCTTTTTTAGTTTGGCCTCTTGTTCAGCAagtttatttttgaaagtttCCTGCATATCTTTGGacttctgtttaattttctccattttattcTCCTGACGTTTCAGTTTACTTTCATATTCTCCTTGTATAGCACCTATTCTATCCTCCGTGCCTAACAGTTTCTGT of the Melopsittacus undulatus isolate bMelUnd1 chromosome 1, bMelUnd1.mat.Z, whole genome shotgun sequence genome contains:
- the GOLGA4 gene encoding golgin subfamily A member 4 isoform X2, whose translation is MFKKLKQKISEEQEQASPRGARGRAAPLPSQVPSKCTPPFGRSSSTSSFTNQTDEDSLPPDKESSSRELLLGYKENNGSGSASSQLSDTQSFTQRLQLRVPSMESLFQSPIKESLFRFSSKESLVRTSSRDFLNRLDLDAASPTFDPPSDIESEPEEPLGKMDSLSKEQLLQRLRRMERSLGNYRGKYAELVSAYQAIQREKKKLQDVLSQTQDKALRRIGELREELQMDQQAKKHLQEEFDASLEEKDQFISVLQTQVSLLKQKLQNGQISTELPDPNIQSEPQGESPTKEINVDNFVDPESNWDNEDPVKTLKALHKRVKRQENLLQRCKEMIWSHKERCTQLTNEKEALQEQLEERLQELEKMKDLQMAEKTKLITQLRDAKNLIEQLEQDKGMVIAETKRQMHETLELKEEEIAQLRARIKQMTTKGEELKEQKEKSEKAAFEELERALSIAQKTEEARKKLQAEMDEKIKAVEKASEEERVNLQRELTRVKQEVVEIMKKSSEERVAELENFHKKELATKEQELNERLQAQEKAFQERMKAALEKNQSECLKTLQEQEQQESLALEELELQKKAIQSECDKKVQMMHQEVETCRTRILELESSLAKYSQDDNKQSEELSTLMKSEKEQHNKEINEMVEKHQKEMENMKQQQEKMWTEKIQILKQQQVAEIEKMREKQEQEIDTILKEKETVFRAHIEEMNEKTLEKLDVKQTELEALSSELSEALKIRHDLEQELSELNSKVCEAKQELEGRLEEERKRHNEQVEMMLKEHEMSIKGVEKVLKEELNKLKQSLEEKDRHLEELKAHEQKLKESAERSEAELVRVSAKLEELSESHQSTSNEQAKTYEEELAKLQQKLADLEGEKLQLSEQLEKNQSQSNEVKNELEAYISQVHDLKQHLQEQSNENTQKLTSLTQQYECQLKDLQREADETKRSLTEKEKEIEHMKKLQDKQVEELKQKLLGTEDRIGAIQGEYESKLKRQENKMEKIKQKSKDMQETFKNKLAEQEAKLKKELENKQLEFSQKESEFNAKMLEMAHASSAGINDAVSKLESNQKEQLATLAEAHRRELEEIAQSWEKKLNQQVEELQEKHDMELQEKEQEVGDLKQKLATFSAGEENSRTEITQLKEEQVKREESLKELQEQLRQSVSEVGALSDKESDLKTQLKKLEGDLNQSLKERSGLEEQLNKQKAVEEEDKARITELADSLKALEEKLQTMQSSLYKDHENYEKKIEAIQLKETELKRQTGELAAQMDAYWKKAEALLQTKSSELIDKCSEKIGLVKCKLADCERRTAKVKEAVLIKMNKIPQLEAQLKEVSEHHSAANTSLQKSMQQLQEKDNLIMSLRTDIEGLLTEKEQLQKEGGHQQQAASEKETCITQLKKELSENINAVTSMREELQEKESEISALNKTINDLNVRLESTVSLTEKEAAMSLLTKQHQEDRLQLLNQVQELSSRVEVLGQEKALALDQVDQCTAKLSEWKTKAQTKFTQNHDTIKDLQSKLELSNIEANKKDEELNKLKEQLAKLSKNIDSLRSELEQKQNRRGKQESELTAKIKHQAARITELEEHIAQKASENDSLREELKKYNEQKDTEQQEIAWQLQQAEKVAFEKDNRYKEAEEKVFQLEKQIGSLKAEFESKEREFDQMKSAILKSKEEELKELEEKLNAENSTKLADLKKKAEQKIGSIKRQLMSQMDEKEKQFKQEKENQLRELEQKVQERDAKIESLELTIKSTKDPTALEKEMLQKVESVKAAVEQDKNNMLESVKQTYEEKIHILHKDLTEKDGLLEKYEKEQQKSIDSRVELQNKQEELLKRLECIEKSHQEEQSRTESLRKELEEQTKKYSLLADEHARCGGDLASSREELKSKEQKCLDMEKVVGDFQKKLQEKEAGSQSLEQKIKELENNLVKENEVHKIEVEDVRLRYEEKLKSLQQQLDERNDSLKAFEENAAEKGKSGLELQKVLDDMQNQQKDLQTKLEETEREKQKLRKEVNNLQKDLRALRKEHQQELEIVKKESLEEMEQKIRCEQEDIELKHNSTIKQLMREFNTQLAQKERELETAVKETISKAQDVENELIENHHIETTQLHKKIAEKDDDLKRTVKKYEEILEAREEEMTAKVHELQAQLEDLQKEHKERMAEEERWNNEKLTITELQTQLAQKTTLVNDSKLKEQEFKEQINVLEDRLRNYEKNMYVTSVGTPYRDGSLHHTDVSLFGEPTEFEYLRKVLFEYMMGRETKTMAKVITTVLKFPADQTQKILEREDARPLSWRRPY
- the GOLGA4 gene encoding golgin subfamily A member 4 isoform X1, encoding MFKKLKQKISEEQEQASPRGARGRAAPLPSQVPSKCTPPFGRSSSTSSFTNQTDEDSLPPDKESSSRELLLGYKENNGSGSASSQLSDTQSFTQRLQLRVPSMESLFQSPIKESLFRFSSKESLVRTSSRDFLNRLDLDAASPTFDPPSDIESEPEEPLGKMDSLSKEQLLQRLRRMERSLGNYRGKYAELVSAYQAIQREKKKLQDVLSQTQDKALRRIGELREELQMDQQAKKHLQEEFDASLEEKDQFISVLQTQVSLLKQKLQNGQISTELPDPNIQSEPQGESPTKEINVDNFVDPESNWDNEDPVKTLKALHKRVKRQENLLQRCKEMIWSHKERCTQLTNEKEALQEQLEERLQELEKMKDLQMAEKTKLITQLRDAKNLIEQLEQDKGMVIAETKRQMHETLELKEEEIAQLRARIKQMTTKGEELKEQKEKSEKAAFEELERALSIAQKTEEARKKLQAEMDEKIKAVEKASEEERVNLQRELTRVKQEVVEIMKKSSEERVAELENFHKKELATKEQELNERLQAQEKAFQERMKAALEKNQSECLKTLQEQEQQESLALEELELQKKAIQSECDKKVQMMHQEVETCRTRILELESSLAKYSQDDNKQSEELSTLMKSEKEQHNKEINEMVEKHQKEMENMKQQQEKMWTEKIQILKQQQVAEIEKMREKQEQEIDTILKEKETVFRAHIEEMNEKTLEKLDVKQTELEALSSELSEALKIRHDLEQELSELNSKVCEAKQELEGRLEEERKRHNEQVEMMLKEHEMSIKGVEKVLKEELNKLKQSLEEKDRHLEELKAHEQKLKESAERSEAELVRVSAKLEELSESHQSTSNEQAKTYEEELAKLQQKLADLEGEKLQLSEQLEKNQSQSNEVKNELEAYISQVHDLKQHLQEQSNENTQKLTSLTQQYECQLKDLQREADETKRSLTEKEKEIEHMKKLQDKQVEELKQKLLGTEDRIGAIQGEYESKLKRQENKMEKIKQKSKDMQETFKNKLAEQEAKLKKELENKQLEFSQKESEFNAKMLEMAHASSAGINDAVSKLESNQKEQLATLAEAHRRELEEIAQSWEKKLNQQVEELQEKHDMELQEKEQEVGDLKQKLATFSAGEENSRTEITQLKEEQVKREESLKELQEQLRQSVSEVGALSDKESDLKTQLKKLEGDLNQSLKERSGLEEQLNKQKAVEEEDKARITELADSLKALEEKLQTMQSSLYKDHENYEKKIEAIQLKETELKRQTGELAAQMDAYWKKAEALLQTKSSELIDKCSEKIGLVKCKLADCERRTAKVKEAVLIKMNKIPQLEAQLKEVSEHHSAANTSLQKSMQQLQEKDNLIMSLRTDIEGLLTEKEQLQKEGGHQQQAASEKETCITQLKKELSENINAVTSMREELQEKESEISALNKTINDLNVRLESTVSLTEKEAAMSLLTKQHQEDRLQLLNQVQELSSRVEVLGQEKALALDQVDQCTAKLSEWKTKAQTKFTQNHDTIKDLQSKLELSNIEANKKDEELNKLKEQLAKLSKNIDSLRSELEQKQNRRGKQESELTAKIKHQAARITELEEHIAQKASENDSLREELKKYNEQKDTEQQEIAWQLQQAEKVAFEKDNRYKEAEEKVFQLEKQIGSLKAEFESKEREFDQMKSAILKSKEEELKELEEKLNAENSTKLADLKKKAEQKIGSIKRQLMSQMDEKEKQFKQEKENQLRELEQKVQERDAKIESLELTIKSTKDPTALEKEMLQKVESVKAAVEQDKNNMLESVKQTYEEKIHILHKDLTEKDGLLEKYEKEQQKSIDSRVELQNKQEELLKRLECIEKSHQEEQSRTESLRKELEEQTKKYSLLADEHARCGGDLASSREELKSKEQKCLDMEKVVGDFQKKLQEKEAGSQSLEQKIKELENNLVKENEVHKIEVEDVRLRYEEKLKSLQQQLDERNDSLKAFEENAAEKGKSGLELQKVLDDMQNQQKDLQTKLEETEREKQKLRKEVNNLQKDLRALRKEHQQELEIVKKESLEEMEQKIRCEQEDIELKHNSTIKQLMREFNTQLAQKERELETAVKETISKAQDVENELIENHHIETTQLHKKIAEKDDDLKRTVKKYEEILEAREEEMTAKVHELQAQLEDLQKEHKERMAEEERWNNEKLTITELQTQLAQKTTLVNDSKLKEQEFKEQINVLEDRLRNYEKNMYVTSVGTPYRDGSLHHTDVSLFGEPTEFEYLRKVLFEYMMGRETKTMAKVITTVLKFPADQTQKILEREDARPLFASPRSGIF
- the GOLGA4 gene encoding golgin subfamily A member 4 isoform X3, with amino-acid sequence MFKKLKQKISEEQEQASPRGARGRAAPLPSQVPSKCTPPFGRSSSTSSFTNQTDEDSLPPDKESSSRELLLGYKENNGSGSASSQESLVRTSSRDFLNRLDLDAASPTFDPPSDIESEPEEPLGKMDSLSKEQLLQRLRRMERSLGNYRGKYAELVSAYQAIQREKKKLQDVLSQTQDKALRRIGELREELQMDQQAKKHLQEEFDASLEEKDQFISVLQTQVSLLKQKLQNGQISTELPDPNIQSEPQGESPTKEINVDNFVDPESNWDNEDPVKTLKALHKRVKRQENLLQRCKEMIWSHKERCTQLTNEKEALQEQLEERLQELEKMKDLQMAEKTKLITQLRDAKNLIEQLEQDKGMVIAETKRQMHETLELKEEEIAQLRARIKQMTTKGEELKEQKEKSEKAAFEELERALSIAQKTEEARKKLQAEMDEKIKAVEKASEEERVNLQRELTRVKQEVVEIMKKSSEERVAELENFHKKELATKEQELNERLQAQEKAFQERMKAALEKNQSECLKTLQEQEQQESLALEELELQKKAIQSECDKKVQMMHQEVETCRTRILELESSLAKYSQDDNKQSEELSTLMKSEKEQHNKEINEMVEKHQKEMENMKQQQEKMWTEKIQILKQQQVAEIEKMREKQEQEIDTILKEKETVFRAHIEEMNEKTLEKLDVKQTELEALSSELSEALKIRHDLEQELSELNSKVCEAKQELEGRLEEERKRHNEQVEMMLKEHEMSIKGVEKVLKEELNKLKQSLEEKDRHLEELKAHEQKLKESAERSEAELVRVSAKLEELSESHQSTSNEQAKTYEEELAKLQQKLADLEGEKLQLSEQLEKNQSQSNEVKNELEAYISQVHDLKQHLQEQSNENTQKLTSLTQQYECQLKDLQREADETKRSLTEKEKEIEHMKKLQDKQVEELKQKLLGTEDRIGAIQGEYESKLKRQENKMEKIKQKSKDMQETFKNKLAEQEAKLKKELENKQLEFSQKESEFNAKMLEMAHASSAGINDAVSKLESNQKEQLATLAEAHRRELEEIAQSWEKKLNQQVEELQEKHDMELQEKEQEVGDLKQKLATFSAGEENSRTEITQLKEEQVKREESLKELQEQLRQSVSEVGALSDKESDLKTQLKKLEGDLNQSLKERSGLEEQLNKQKAVEEEDKARITELADSLKALEEKLQTMQSSLYKDHENYEKKIEAIQLKETELKRQTGELAAQMDAYWKKAEALLQTKSSELIDKCSEKIGLVKCKLADCERRTAKVKEAVLIKMNKIPQLEAQLKEVSEHHSAANTSLQKSMQQLQEKDNLIMSLRTDIEGLLTEKEQLQKEGGHQQQAASEKETCITQLKKELSENINAVTSMREELQEKESEISALNKTINDLNVRLESTVSLTEKEAAMSLLTKQHQEDRLQLLNQVQELSSRVEVLGQEKALALDQVDQCTAKLSEWKTKAQTKFTQNHDTIKDLQSKLELSNIEANKKDEELNKLKEQLAKLSKNIDSLRSELEQKQNRRGKQESELTAKIKHQAARITELEEHIAQKASENDSLREELKKYNEQKDTEQQEIAWQLQQAEKVAFEKDNRYKEAEEKVFQLEKQIGSLKAEFESKEREFDQMKSAILKSKEEELKELEEKLNAENSTKLADLKKKAEQKIGSIKRQLMSQMDEKEKQFKQEKENQLRELEQKVQERDAKIESLELTIKSTKDPTALEKEMLQKVESVKAAVEQDKNNMLESVKQTYEEKIHILHKDLTEKDGLLEKYEKEQQKSIDSRVELQNKQEELLKRLECIEKSHQEEQSRTESLRKELEEQTKKYSLLADEHARCGGDLASSREELKSKEQKCLDMEKVVGDFQKKLQEKEAGSQSLEQKIKELENNLVKENEVHKIEVEDVRLRYEEKLKSLQQQLDERNDSLKAFEENAAEKGKSGLELQKVLDDMQNQQKDLQTKLEETEREKQKLRKEVNNLQKDLRALRKEHQQELEIVKKESLEEMEQKIRCEQEDIELKHNSTIKQLMREFNTQLAQKERELETAVKETISKAQDVENELIENHHIETTQLHKKIAEKDDDLKRTVKKYEEILEAREEEMTAKVHELQAQLEDLQKEHKERMAEEERWNNEKLTITELQTQLAQKTTLVNDSKLKEQEFKEQINVLEDRLRNYEKNMYVTSVGTPYRDGSLHHTDVSLFGEPTEFEYLRKVLFEYMMGRETKTMAKVITTVLKFPADQTQKILEREDARPLFASPRSGIF